The following coding sequences are from one Myxococcus guangdongensis window:
- a CDS encoding ATP-binding cassette domain-containing protein — protein MAGTRRLLIPEVIQTSAMDCGPAALKALFDGFGVSVSYGRLREACQTDIDGTSVDVLEELAGKLGLDATQVVLPRDQVLMPETKTLPAIMVVRLADSNLHFVVVWRRIGDRVQIMDPALGRRWVSVAELMDRLYVHALPVPAEAFRDWAGTDEFLAGMRLRLQALVDTSLAAKLLDEALADASWKGVACLDATTRMVQTLVDGGGVEHGEPSARFLEQLLSEVRVALEEGRAEQVIPATYWTAVGAADGEEVTLRGVVCILARGLRQTRDEDEEPLSADLKAALLEPPTRPLRELVGLMRRDGLLAPSILAAIALTAAVGGFLEALLLRGIIDAGRYLTTQEQRLAGIVTLLVLMGVLFTLELPLAMGTLKLGRRLEVRLRLAFLDKIPRLGDRYFKSRLVSDMAQRCHGIHQVRSVPTLGVGVLRATSEMLVTLGGLVWLAPGSAPLIVLGGAMALAVPLLAQRSLLEADRRMRDFDGVLSRFYLDAMRGAVALRAHRAELTLRRAHEEPLHEYVGAARTLLGRGILTDTLSMLAATGGSVAIVLHAVSQGIQPGAVLLLVYWALALATVGKQLADALRQYPAASSLTGRLMEPLLAPDEVGAGLETVEEPSPAALASQPQGVGFTLEQVEVKAAGFTVLQGIDMAVRPGEHVAIVGPSGAGKSSLVGILLGWHRPSSGQVKVDGEPLQGQTLARLRRQTAWVEPEVTLWNKSLVDNLAYGVETSEVLPRVGQALRSADLIEFLDKLPQGLQTRLGEGGSLLSGGQGQRVRLGRALLRPGVRLAIFDEPFRGLERDRRAALLERSRQELEGATLLCIMHDIAETLTFDRVLVIKGGQLVEDANPRELAKQEDSVYRSLLDEEEQMRRALSGQGGWRRMMLDQGQLAEQPSETKRGAA, from the coding sequence ATGGCGGGCACACGAAGGCTGCTCATCCCCGAAGTCATCCAGACCTCCGCCATGGACTGCGGTCCGGCGGCCCTCAAGGCGCTCTTCGACGGCTTCGGCGTGTCGGTCAGCTACGGCCGCCTGCGCGAGGCCTGCCAGACGGACATCGACGGGACGTCCGTGGACGTGCTGGAGGAGCTGGCCGGCAAGCTGGGCCTGGACGCCACCCAGGTCGTCCTGCCTCGCGACCAGGTGCTGATGCCTGAGACGAAGACGCTGCCGGCCATCATGGTGGTGCGTCTGGCGGACAGCAACCTGCACTTCGTCGTCGTCTGGCGCCGCATCGGCGACCGGGTGCAGATCATGGACCCCGCGCTGGGACGGCGCTGGGTGTCCGTGGCGGAGCTGATGGACCGGCTGTACGTCCACGCCCTGCCCGTCCCGGCCGAGGCCTTCCGCGACTGGGCCGGCACGGACGAGTTCCTCGCCGGGATGCGCCTGAGGCTGCAGGCGCTCGTGGACACGTCGCTCGCCGCGAAGCTGCTCGACGAGGCCCTGGCCGACGCGAGCTGGAAGGGCGTGGCGTGCCTGGACGCGACGACGCGGATGGTCCAGACGCTGGTGGACGGCGGCGGCGTGGAGCACGGCGAGCCGTCCGCGCGCTTCCTGGAGCAGTTGCTCAGCGAGGTGCGCGTGGCCCTGGAGGAGGGCCGCGCCGAGCAGGTCATCCCCGCCACCTACTGGACGGCGGTGGGCGCCGCGGACGGTGAAGAGGTGACGTTGCGCGGCGTGGTCTGCATCCTCGCCCGGGGCCTGCGTCAGACGCGCGACGAGGACGAGGAGCCCCTGTCCGCGGACCTCAAGGCGGCGCTGCTGGAGCCCCCCACCCGCCCCCTGCGCGAGCTCGTCGGGCTGATGCGCCGGGACGGCCTGCTCGCGCCCTCCATCCTCGCGGCCATCGCCCTGACGGCCGCGGTGGGCGGCTTCCTGGAGGCGCTGCTCCTGCGCGGCATCATCGACGCGGGCCGCTACCTCACCACCCAGGAGCAGCGGCTGGCGGGCATCGTGACGCTGCTGGTGCTGATGGGCGTGCTGTTCACGCTGGAGCTGCCCCTGGCCATGGGGACGCTGAAGCTGGGGCGCCGCCTGGAGGTCCGGCTGCGGCTGGCGTTCCTCGACAAGATTCCAAGGCTGGGGGACCGCTACTTCAAGAGCCGGCTCGTCTCCGACATGGCGCAGCGCTGCCACGGCATCCACCAGGTGCGCAGCGTGCCCACGCTGGGGGTGGGCGTGCTGCGCGCCACCTCGGAGATGCTGGTGACGCTGGGGGGATTGGTGTGGCTGGCCCCCGGCAGCGCGCCGCTCATCGTGCTGGGCGGGGCCATGGCGCTCGCGGTGCCGCTGCTGGCGCAGCGCTCGCTGCTGGAAGCGGACCGGCGCATGCGCGACTTCGACGGCGTGCTGTCGCGCTTCTACCTGGACGCCATGCGGGGCGCCGTGGCGCTGCGCGCGCACCGCGCGGAGTTGACGCTGCGGCGCGCGCACGAGGAGCCCCTGCACGAGTACGTGGGCGCCGCGCGCACGCTGTTGGGCCGGGGCATCCTCACCGACACCCTCTCCATGCTGGCGGCCACCGGAGGCTCGGTGGCCATCGTCCTGCACGCCGTGTCCCAGGGCATCCAGCCCGGAGCGGTGCTGCTGCTGGTGTACTGGGCCCTGGCGCTGGCCACGGTGGGCAAGCAGCTGGCGGACGCGCTCCGGCAGTACCCCGCCGCGTCGTCGCTCACGGGCCGCCTGATGGAGCCGCTGCTCGCGCCCGACGAGGTGGGCGCGGGGCTGGAGACGGTGGAGGAGCCCTCCCCCGCGGCGCTCGCCTCGCAGCCCCAGGGCGTGGGCTTCACGTTGGAGCAGGTGGAGGTCAAGGCCGCGGGCTTCACGGTGCTGCAGGGCATCGACATGGCGGTGCGGCCCGGTGAGCACGTGGCCATCGTCGGCCCGTCGGGCGCGGGCAAGTCGTCGCTGGTGGGCATCCTCCTGGGCTGGCACCGCCCGTCCTCCGGCCAGGTGAAGGTGGACGGCGAGCCGCTCCAGGGCCAGACGCTGGCGCGCCTGCGCCGGCAGACGGCGTGGGTGGAGCCCGAGGTGACGCTGTGGAACAAGTCGCTGGTGGACAACCTGGCCTACGGCGTGGAGACGAGCGAGGTGCTGCCGCGCGTGGGGCAGGCGCTCCGGTCCGCGGACCTCATCGAGTTCCTGGACAAGCTGCCCCAGGGGCTCCAGACGCGCCTGGGCGAGGGCGGCAGCCTCCTGTCCGGAGGCCAGGGACAGCGCGTGCGCCTGGGTCGGGCGCTGCTCAGGCCCGGGGTGCGGCTGGCCATCTTCGACGAGCCCTTCCGCGGCCTGGAGCGGGACCGGCGCGCCGCGCTGCTGGAGCGCTCCCGGCAGGAGCTGGAGGGCGCCACGCTGCTGTGCATCATGCATGACATCGCGGAGACGCTGACGTTCGACCGGGTGCTGGTCATCAAGGGCGGCCAGCTGGTGGAGGACGCCAACCCGCGCGAGCTCGCCAAGCAGGAGGACTCCGTGTACCGCTCGCTGTTGGACGAGGAGGAGCAGATGCGGCGGGCCCTGTCGGGCCAGGGCGGCTGGAGGCGGATGATGCTGGACCAGGGACAGCTCGCCGAGCAGCCCTCGGAGACGAAGCGGGGGGCGGCATGA
- a CDS encoding HlyD family secretion protein: MFPRTVRALLRGRGRSALWLLPVGLFAVWGVWFLRASITVYEPSVQARLEVHREVYAVDAPVDGRLVKTRVELHRQVRAGEVLFELAHEQEARQLAEAEAQLRGLGPQLTAARAELEVEQGALVAQQERGAAGVEEAKARLVEAEALARRALEEKSSAEQLHSRQLISESEWSRVRTELERAQASEQASRAALARVKMDGTMLATERRIRAAALKRDIAELEAAESVSQATVERLREELERRVVKAPADGILGETSPVRVGTQVRAGDRMATVVAGGDVRIVAQLSPATALGRVRAGQPARMKLEGFAWTEFGMVRATVVAVASEARDGLVRVELSVDEMPVGIPLEHGLPGTVDIAVEDSTPLRLVLRSLGRGLEAPARSRPLPPRSSGELEMSRGGS, encoded by the coding sequence ATGTTCCCGCGCACCGTGCGCGCGCTGCTGCGGGGACGAGGGCGCTCGGCGCTCTGGTTGTTGCCGGTGGGGTTGTTCGCCGTCTGGGGCGTGTGGTTCCTGCGAGCGAGCATCACCGTCTACGAGCCCAGCGTGCAGGCGCGGCTGGAGGTCCACCGCGAGGTGTATGCGGTGGATGCGCCGGTGGACGGGCGGCTGGTGAAGACGCGGGTGGAGCTGCACCGGCAGGTGCGCGCGGGCGAGGTGCTCTTCGAGCTCGCGCACGAGCAGGAGGCGCGGCAGCTGGCGGAGGCGGAGGCCCAGCTTCGGGGCCTGGGGCCGCAGCTGACGGCGGCGCGCGCGGAGCTCGAGGTGGAGCAGGGCGCGCTCGTGGCCCAGCAGGAGCGCGGCGCGGCGGGCGTGGAGGAGGCCAAGGCCCGGCTGGTGGAGGCCGAGGCGCTGGCGCGCCGGGCGCTCGAGGAGAAGTCGAGCGCGGAGCAGCTGCACTCGCGCCAGTTGATCAGCGAGTCCGAGTGGAGCCGCGTGCGCACCGAGCTGGAGCGTGCCCAGGCGTCCGAGCAGGCCTCCCGCGCGGCGCTCGCGCGCGTGAAGATGGATGGGACCATGCTGGCCACCGAGCGGCGCATCCGGGCCGCGGCGCTCAAGCGGGACATCGCGGAGCTGGAGGCCGCCGAGAGCGTGTCGCAGGCCACCGTGGAGCGGCTGCGCGAGGAGCTGGAGCGGCGCGTGGTGAAGGCGCCCGCCGACGGCATCCTGGGCGAGACGAGCCCGGTGCGCGTGGGCACGCAGGTGAGGGCCGGAGACCGCATGGCCACCGTCGTCGCGGGCGGCGACGTGCGCATCGTCGCGCAGCTGTCCCCCGCCACGGCGCTGGGCCGGGTGCGCGCGGGCCAGCCGGCGCGCATGAAGCTGGAGGGCTTCGCCTGGACGGAGTTCGGCATGGTGCGCGCCACGGTGGTCGCGGTGGCGAGCGAGGCGCGCGACGGCCTGGTGCGCGTGGAGCTGTCCGTGGACGAGATGCCGGTGGGCATCCCCCTGGAGCACGGCCTGCCGGGCACGGTGGACATCGCCGTGGAGGACTCCACGCCGCTCAGGCTGGTGCTGCGCTCGCTGGGGCGGGGGCTGGAGGCGCCGGCGCGCTCGCGCCCGCTGCCGCCGCGCTCGTCGGGGGAGCTGGAGATGTCGCGGGGTGGGAGCTGA
- a CDS encoding mechanosensitive ion channel family protein — MEAVIEQLKTLALAEAFPFLLKAVGALVLWFVGRAVIGTFRRVLNLTLQKRQFDATLIRYIESLFAGSLTILLLLGILGMMGFETTSFAALLAAAGIAIGTAWSGLLSNFAAGIFLLVLRPFRVGDEISAAGVTGVVQEIGLFATTIDTGDNLRNSVGNNRLFSDNIVNYSHHPHRRVVVKVPLTHGGDIHGLMKAFRERAVVVPGVQAAPVPSVEVAEFTAQGPVIAIGVHCKPTQAGAVQAAVSLAVEETLIASGYVVLAPSTPPQLARVG; from the coding sequence ATGGAAGCGGTCATCGAACAGTTGAAGACGTTGGCTCTCGCGGAGGCGTTCCCGTTCCTGCTCAAGGCGGTGGGCGCGCTCGTGTTGTGGTTCGTGGGTCGCGCCGTCATCGGCACCTTCCGGCGCGTGTTGAACCTGACGCTGCAGAAGCGGCAGTTCGACGCCACGCTCATCCGGTACATCGAGTCGCTCTTCGCCGGCTCCCTCACCATCCTGCTGCTGCTCGGCATCCTGGGGATGATGGGGTTCGAGACCACCTCGTTCGCCGCGCTGCTCGCCGCCGCGGGCATCGCCATCGGCACCGCGTGGTCCGGGCTGCTCTCCAACTTCGCCGCGGGCATCTTCCTCCTGGTGCTGCGGCCCTTCCGCGTGGGCGACGAAATCTCCGCCGCCGGCGTCACGGGCGTGGTGCAGGAGATTGGCCTGTTCGCCACCACTATCGACACGGGCGACAACCTGCGCAACTCCGTCGGCAACAACCGCCTCTTCAGCGACAACATCGTCAACTACAGCCACCACCCGCACCGCCGCGTCGTGGTGAAGGTGCCGCTGACGCACGGCGGGGACATCCACGGGCTGATGAAGGCCTTCCGCGAGCGCGCCGTGGTGGTGCCCGGCGTCCAGGCCGCGCCCGTGCCCAGCGTCGAGGTGGCGGAGTTCACCGCCCAGGGCCCCGTCATCGCCATCGGCGTGCACTGCAAGCCCACCCAGGCCGGCGCCGTGCAGGCCGCCGTCTCGCTCGCCGTGGAGGAGACGCTCATCGCCTCCGGCTACGTCGTCCTCGCGCCGTCGACCCCGCCGCAGCTCGCCAGGGTCGGCTGA
- a CDS encoding leucine-rich repeat domain-containing protein, with protein sequence MGLLWGCASTPPVLPTPPPRIEPPPAVLTAYRVLPGGGLERWRPLTTDATGFQPPAEGAWCAEPLGALVTEEEARQRAIASKAHRVPELCFDSAALPAPSLLATLLRDSGVVGLRASGTSLGDAHLEALKEHTSLEALHLDGTRVTDAGLAHVTGMRRLAVVRLDETAISDAGLGFLSGLTTLRRLTLAGTAISPKALSALASQSELEWLDLSDTAVDDSVLAWVTGARLHTLVLSGTHVTDAGLARLRQLPGLTWLGLARTGLTDAGLAHLGTLRNLEALHLGHTRLTDPGLVHLSGLKTLRALVLTRTHLRGPGLRHLATLSALELLHLDDTRVDDEALGHVRGLVALRELDLSRTAITARGLDVLAGFVAMERLGLSGLAVTDDSLAALRGMERLTRLDLSATPVGPRALGHLAAGLRELDVSRTAFNDEWLAALRALPHLQSLRAERTLLTDLGLGQLGELSGLESIHVAGTPISGSGLVALQRLPRLTRLDLGATWLHDESLQPLRSFPQLTWLSLARARVGDAALSHLPRTLHTLHLTRTGVTDAGLSSLRALPSLRVLDVRGTQVSDAARGALVRERGLRLVTAP encoded by the coding sequence GTGGGACTCCTGTGGGGCTGCGCCTCCACGCCGCCGGTCCTCCCGACGCCTCCCCCCCGCATCGAGCCACCTCCCGCGGTGCTCACCGCCTACCGCGTGCTCCCGGGAGGAGGGCTCGAGCGCTGGCGCCCCCTGACGACGGACGCCACCGGCTTCCAGCCTCCCGCCGAGGGCGCGTGGTGCGCGGAGCCGCTCGGCGCGCTCGTGACGGAGGAGGAGGCACGCCAGCGGGCCATCGCGTCGAAGGCGCATCGGGTGCCCGAGCTCTGCTTCGACTCGGCGGCCCTCCCCGCTCCGTCGCTCCTCGCGACGCTGCTGCGCGACTCGGGCGTGGTGGGCCTGCGCGCCTCCGGCACCTCGCTGGGCGACGCGCACCTGGAGGCGCTGAAGGAGCACACCTCCCTGGAGGCCCTGCACCTGGACGGCACGCGGGTGACGGACGCGGGGCTCGCGCACGTGACGGGGATGCGGAGACTGGCCGTCGTCCGTCTGGACGAGACGGCCATCTCCGACGCGGGCCTCGGCTTCCTCTCCGGGCTGACGACGCTGCGACGCCTCACCCTCGCGGGCACGGCCATCAGCCCGAAGGCGCTGTCCGCGCTCGCCTCCCAGTCGGAGCTCGAGTGGCTGGACCTCTCCGACACCGCGGTGGACGACAGCGTCCTCGCCTGGGTCACGGGCGCGCGCCTGCACACGTTGGTGCTGAGCGGAACCCACGTGACGGACGCGGGCCTCGCGCGGCTGCGGCAGCTGCCCGGCCTGACGTGGCTGGGGCTCGCGCGCACCGGGCTCACCGACGCGGGCCTCGCGCACCTCGGCACGCTGCGGAACCTGGAGGCGCTGCACCTGGGCCACACCCGCCTCACCGACCCGGGCCTCGTCCACCTCTCCGGCCTGAAGACGCTGCGAGCCCTGGTCCTCACCAGGACCCATCTGCGGGGCCCGGGGCTCCGGCACCTCGCGACGCTGAGCGCGCTGGAGCTGCTGCACCTCGATGACACCCGCGTGGACGACGAGGCCCTGGGCCACGTGCGCGGGCTGGTGGCCCTGCGGGAGCTGGACCTGTCGAGGACCGCCATCACCGCCCGGGGGCTCGACGTTCTCGCGGGCTTCGTCGCGATGGAGCGGCTGGGCCTGTCCGGACTGGCCGTGACGGATGACTCGCTCGCCGCGCTTCGAGGGATGGAGCGACTGACTCGGCTGGACCTGAGCGCCACGCCGGTGGGTCCTCGGGCCCTGGGGCATCTGGCCGCGGGCCTGAGAGAGCTGGACGTGAGCCGGACCGCCTTCAACGACGAGTGGCTCGCCGCGCTGCGCGCCCTGCCCCACCTCCAGTCCCTGCGCGCCGAGCGCACCCTGCTCACCGACCTGGGGCTGGGCCAGCTGGGCGAGCTGTCGGGCCTGGAGTCGATTCACGTCGCGGGCACGCCCATCAGCGGCTCGGGACTGGTGGCCCTCCAGCGGCTGCCGCGCCTCACGCGACTGGACCTGGGCGCCACCTGGCTCCACGACGAGAGCCTCCAGCCCCTGCGAAGCTTCCCCCAGCTCACCTGGCTCAGCCTCGCCCGGGCGCGCGTCGGGGACGCGGCCCTAAGCCATCTGCCCAGGACGCTGCACACGCTCCACCTGACCCGCACGGGCGTCACCGACGCGGGGCTGAGCTCGCTGCGCGCCCTCCCCTCGCTGCGCGTGCTGGATGTCCGAGGGACCCAGGTCTCGGACGCGGCCCGCGGGGCGCTCGTCCGGGAGCGGGGGCTGCGGCTCGTCACCGCGCCCTGA
- a CDS encoding PilZ domain-containing protein, whose product MGSPRVNALEEYKTLLERQRTQPLGPDEAQRLELLRDVLLELGALPPEGSPLPARPARADAVLELTFATQDDVVRAYSRNIGTGGLAIRTTRALPVGSTLELRITLPDSGQALRAFGQVAWSREDGMGVAFTQLASDGEQRLKAFVAQDASLLQRVRGVLKTDVMELLKKDVRELGKGPAPQAANAVELDTRVPVLVRLSDARLMALITELFEQKGLRVVTDSDKPARIIIVDTGSALDVLSTAARPGSRIVMVNVSGPDSLMGRLSNLSPAAFVKGPASAASVLVAVEKLLAATKSS is encoded by the coding sequence ATGGGAAGTCCACGCGTCAACGCGCTCGAGGAATACAAGACGCTGCTGGAGCGGCAGCGCACCCAACCGCTCGGCCCCGATGAGGCGCAGCGTCTGGAATTGCTCCGGGACGTGCTGCTGGAATTGGGGGCGCTGCCACCCGAAGGCAGTCCGTTGCCCGCGCGCCCCGCTCGCGCGGACGCGGTGCTGGAGCTGACGTTCGCCACCCAGGACGACGTGGTGCGCGCGTACAGCAGGAACATCGGCACGGGAGGGCTCGCCATCCGTACGACGCGCGCGCTTCCGGTGGGCAGCACGCTGGAGCTGCGCATCACCCTGCCCGACTCGGGCCAGGCGCTGCGGGCCTTCGGCCAGGTGGCGTGGTCGCGCGAGGACGGCATGGGCGTGGCCTTCACGCAGCTGGCGTCCGACGGTGAGCAGCGATTGAAGGCGTTCGTGGCCCAGGACGCCTCGCTGCTCCAGCGCGTGCGGGGCGTGTTGAAGACGGACGTGATGGAGCTCTTGAAGAAGGACGTGCGGGAGCTGGGCAAGGGGCCCGCGCCCCAGGCCGCCAACGCGGTGGAGCTGGACACGCGGGTGCCGGTGCTGGTGCGCCTGTCGGACGCGCGCTTGATGGCGCTCATCACCGAGCTGTTCGAGCAGAAGGGCCTGCGCGTGGTGACGGACAGCGACAAGCCCGCGCGCATCATCATCGTGGACACGGGCTCCGCGCTGGATGTGCTCAGCACGGCGGCGCGCCCCGGCTCGCGCATCGTGATGGTGAACGTGAGCGGGCCGGACTCGCTGATGGGCCGGCTGTCGAACCTCAGCCCCGCGGCCTTCGTCAAGGGCCCGGCCAGCGCGGCCTCCGTGCTCGTCGCGGTGGAGAAGCTCCTGGCGGCGACGAAGTCCTCCTGA
- a CDS encoding lysophospholipid acyltransferase family protein, translated as MDVPPSLPTRPGLLSSLLRWGVACAAMPPLLTPALLLGPVSPGASDALMRLWCLWARRVFGVDVEVVDHNQGRYDASSYLFLQLNQTSLSETFVTPPALPRPVRIFMNIEYAALPFAGWVPWAQGSTVVVRQWSAQARRAVDRAAEALRAGASYYMSIEGRRSEDGRLNPYRKGAAVLAIHSGATLVPLVFHGARDVLPFGEWRVRPRRVRVELLPAIPTQGLRYEDRDALVERLRALARAQGLE; from the coding sequence ATGGACGTCCCTCCCTCGCTCCCTACCCGCCCGGGCCTGCTGTCGAGCCTGCTGCGCTGGGGGGTGGCGTGCGCGGCGATGCCCCCCCTGCTCACGCCCGCGCTGCTGCTGGGCCCCGTCAGCCCCGGGGCCTCGGACGCGCTGATGCGGCTGTGGTGTCTGTGGGCCCGGCGCGTCTTCGGCGTGGACGTGGAGGTGGTGGACCACAACCAGGGCCGCTACGACGCTTCCTCGTATCTGTTCCTGCAGCTGAACCAGACGAGCTTGAGCGAGACGTTCGTGACGCCCCCGGCGCTGCCTCGGCCGGTGCGCATCTTCATGAACATCGAGTATGCGGCGCTGCCCTTCGCTGGCTGGGTGCCCTGGGCCCAGGGCTCCACGGTGGTGGTGCGCCAGTGGAGCGCGCAGGCGCGTCGCGCCGTGGACCGCGCCGCGGAGGCCCTGCGCGCGGGCGCCAGCTACTACATGTCCATCGAGGGCCGGCGCAGCGAGGACGGGCGGCTCAACCCCTACCGCAAGGGCGCGGCGGTGCTCGCCATCCACTCCGGCGCCACCCTGGTCCCCCTGGTGTTCCACGGCGCGCGGGACGTGCTGCCCTTCGGGGAGTGGCGCGTCCGGCCGAGGAGGGTGCGCGTGGAGCTGCTGCCCGCCATCCCCACGCAAGGGCTGCGCTACGAGGACCGGGATGCGCTCGTCGAGCGGCTGCGCGCCCTCGCCAGGGCCCAGGGATTGGAATAG
- a CDS encoding amidase: protein MSYQRNPVKAPRVSGLALKAFVNTLESAVGSPVLEKLVRDSGIDRWRELSAGDAPPLQYPLPPGAPATEPQSPTEQAARAISAQPATPGRETVGAYVRAYREGGSDPVSVARRLNEAIDRLERGEARMGWFIARKPDEVLRAAEASAERLREGRALSVLDGVPVVLKDEVDLAGFPTTLGTRFRDQVASVDSTVAARLKAAGALILGKANMNEIGINPIGLNPHHGAARNPWNRGHITGGSSSGSAAVVAAGLCPLSIGADGGGSIRIPAALCGIVGLKATWGRIPETGVPPLCWNVGHVGPMGLTVDDVAAAYALLAGPDGKDLVSQGQPSHHLSGYERADLTGVRLGICWPYFEDASPDVVARCKEAVRALTDAGATVVEVPAPDLNTVLWTHSCIILSEMAESMLPHSREHASDFGLDSRTNLAIGRHFRATDLVHALRHRHRLTRELLAVMVGVDVLVTPSTATTAPLIPEGTLPDGESNLPVVDALMRFVREGNLTGFPALSVPAGHDSAGLPVGLQLMGRPYEEHLLLRLGRVVERSTTARTPTVHVTALR from the coding sequence ATGTCCTACCAACGCAACCCGGTGAAGGCGCCTCGCGTGTCGGGGCTGGCGCTCAAGGCGTTCGTCAACACCCTGGAGAGCGCCGTCGGCTCGCCCGTGCTGGAGAAGCTGGTGCGCGACAGCGGCATCGACCGGTGGCGGGAGCTGTCCGCCGGCGATGCGCCTCCGCTCCAATATCCGCTGCCGCCGGGCGCGCCCGCCACCGAGCCCCAGTCCCCCACGGAGCAGGCCGCGCGGGCCATCTCCGCCCAGCCCGCGACGCCGGGGCGCGAGACGGTGGGCGCGTACGTGCGGGCCTACCGCGAGGGTGGCTCGGACCCGGTCTCCGTGGCCCGGCGGCTGAACGAGGCCATCGACCGGTTGGAGCGCGGCGAGGCGCGCATGGGGTGGTTCATCGCGCGCAAGCCCGACGAGGTGCTGCGCGCCGCGGAGGCCTCCGCCGAGCGTCTTCGCGAGGGCCGGGCGCTGAGCGTGCTGGACGGCGTGCCGGTGGTGCTCAAGGACGAGGTGGACCTGGCGGGCTTCCCCACCACGCTGGGCACGCGCTTCCGCGACCAGGTGGCCTCGGTGGACTCGACGGTGGCCGCGCGCCTCAAGGCCGCGGGCGCGCTCATCCTGGGCAAGGCCAACATGAACGAGATTGGCATCAACCCCATCGGGTTGAATCCGCACCACGGCGCCGCGCGCAACCCGTGGAACCGGGGCCACATCACCGGAGGCAGCTCCAGCGGCTCGGCCGCCGTCGTCGCCGCGGGGTTGTGTCCGCTGAGCATCGGCGCGGACGGCGGCGGCTCCATCCGCATCCCCGCGGCCCTGTGCGGCATCGTCGGGCTCAAGGCGACGTGGGGTCGAATCCCGGAGACGGGCGTACCGCCCCTGTGCTGGAACGTGGGGCACGTGGGGCCCATGGGCCTCACCGTGGACGACGTCGCGGCGGCGTATGCGCTGCTGGCCGGCCCCGACGGCAAGGACCTGGTCTCCCAGGGGCAGCCCTCGCATCACCTGTCCGGTTACGAGCGCGCGGATTTGACGGGCGTGCGGCTGGGCATCTGCTGGCCTTACTTCGAGGATGCGTCACCGGACGTGGTGGCGCGTTGCAAGGAGGCGGTGCGCGCGCTGACGGACGCGGGCGCCACCGTGGTGGAGGTGCCCGCGCCGGACCTGAACACCGTGCTCTGGACACACAGCTGCATCATCCTCAGCGAGATGGCGGAGTCGATGCTGCCGCACTCTCGCGAGCACGCCTCGGACTTCGGGCTCGACTCGCGCACCAACCTGGCCATCGGCCGACACTTCCGCGCCACGGACCTGGTGCACGCCCTGCGACACCGCCACCGGCTGACACGCGAGCTGCTCGCCGTCATGGTGGGCGTGGATGTCCTCGTCACCCCGTCGACGGCCACCACCGCGCCCCTCATCCCCGAGGGCACGCTGCCCGATGGCGAGTCGAACCTGCCCGTGGTGGACGCGCTGATGCGCTTCGTGCGCGAGGGGAACCTGACGGGCTTCCCGGCCCTGTCCGTCCCCGCGGGCCACGACAGCGCGGGCCTGCCCGTGGGACTGCAGCTCATGGGCCGCCCCTACGAGGAGCATCTGCTATTGCGCCTGGGCCGCGTGGTGGAGCGCTCCACCACGGCGCGCACGCCCACCGTGCACGTCACCGCCCTGCGCTGA